The Pseudomonas multiresinivorans DNA window CGATCATGCGTCGCGGCGCGCCGTCGTTGTCGCGCTCCACCACCTGCCCGCGATCGAGCACCCAGAGCCAGCGCCCACTCTTGCAACGCAACCGATGTTCGCTCTGGTAGAGCGAAGTCTCGCCGCGAAGATGCCGGCGCAACGCCTCGCAACGTGCGACCTTGTCATCCGGATGGACGCGACTCAGGCTTTCGTCGGTCGTGGTGCCCACCTCGCTGTCGCGGTAGCCAAGCATCGCTTTCCAGGCGTGGGAGTAGAAGACGCTGCCGCTATCCAGGCTCCAGTCCCATACGCCATGACCGGCACTGTCCATGGCGAAATGCAGGCGCGCCTGGTTCTCCTGCAGCTCCAGCTGGTTGGCGCGCAGTTCGGCCGTGCGCTCTCCCACCAGTTGCAGCGCCCGCTGACGCTGGCCCAGCAGGATCAGGACATAACCGGCGAGCAACAGTGAGGTCAGCCCGCCCGCGAAGATCACCCACAGCTGAGGATGCCCCTGGTTGCGGCGCAGAAAGTCGCTGGATGGCTCGACGCGCACCAGATAGTCGCGACCAGCGAATGCCAGGTGGCGCTCGGCCACCAACCCTGCCGTCTGGTCGGGGGACACCGGGCTTCGATACAGGGGGACATCCGGGCGCAGGTCGCCGGCATCGCGCAATGTCAGGGCCAGTTGCTCCTCGCGCCCTTCCGCGCCTTGCTCGATGAGCAGCCGGTAACTGATGGCCGCCAGCAGGATGCCCTGGATTCCGACCCGGGTTTCCGCCGTTGGGCTGGGCGTCACGCTGGTCCGGTAGAAGGGGGCTGCCAACAGCACCCCGGTGGAATCGGCCGGCGGCGCGCCGGGCAGGACCACCGGGATAGAGGCCGCAACGGCGCGCGTCTTCACTACGCGCCGGGCCAGCTCGCGCCCTGGCAATGTCGAGTTGAGATCCAGGCCCAGCGGCATTTCCTCCAGATACTCGGAGGCGCCATAAAGGACGGGGAAGTAATAGTCCCGAACCTGCGCGGGAATAGGCTGCCCCTGCAGGTCGAGCTCGAACAGCATGTAATCGAGCATCCCGGCAGCATGAGCGCGGGCCTCGAAAGCCTCCCGGTCGTGCTGCGCCACATGGGGCAGCCAGGCATAGCCGAGGGTGTCGCCCAGCAGGGGACTGACGAAATGCTCGAACTCCTCCCTGGAGACCGACCTGGAATTTTCGAAGAAGCGCTGGATCGACTCCAGCTCACTCTGCTGCAGCGTGAACCGCTCGCGGACCCGATCGATCCGCTCATTGGCGGCCAGGGAGAACTGCTGCTCGAGGGCTACACGGGCGTTACGCCAGACATTCCAGCCCAGCAGGGCGGTCAGCAGCAGACCTGCCGCCAGCACCAGGCCGGCGGCGCGCAGAGCCTTCTTCTGGCTGACGACTCCCTGAGCAACGGGCAACTGCTCGTAGGCCGGCAACTGAGTCATGTGGAATCCCGGTCTCAGGGTTTACTCAGTTTTTATAGCAGCCGATGGCCATTTGCCCAGGGCCCGCGCGACGCACGGCCCCTGCCGCGCGCCGTTGGGACTTCAACGGACGATGATGCGCCAGGCGCGGTGGATCTTGCTGTTGCGGGCAAAATCCTGGTCCAGCGTCTGGGCGCTGATATCCTCGACCTGGTAACGCGCCGACAACCCTTCGTCCAACTCGAACTTGCGGAAGTTGTTGGAGAAGTACAGCACCCCACCCTTGGCCAGCCGCGCCATGGCCAGGTCGATCAGTTCGACATGGTCACGCTGCACGTCGAACACCCCTTCCATGCGCTTGGAGTTGGAGAAGGTCGGCGGGTCGATGAAGACCAGGTCGTACTCGCCGCGGTCTTCGCGCAGCCATTCCATCACGTCGCTCTGCACCAGGCGCTGCTTGTCGGAGAAGCCGTTGAGCGACAGGTTGCGCCGTGCCCAGTCCAGGTAAGTCTTGGACAGGTCGACGCTGGTGGTACTGCGTGCATCGCCCTTGGCCGCATGCACGGTGGCCGTGGCGGTGTAGCAGAACAGGTTGAGGAAGCGCTTGCCCGCGGCCTCGCGCTGGATGCGCAGACGGATCGGGCGGTGGTCGAGGAACAGACCGGTGTCGAGGTAGTCGGTCAGGTTGACCAGCAGCTTCACGCCGCCCTCTTCCACTTCCATGAAACGGCCTTCGGCATTCTGCCGCTCGTACTGCTTCTTGCCGGCCTGGCGCTCGCGACGCTTGATCACGATGCGCTCGGTGGGAATGCCCAGGGCTTGTGGCAGCGCCGCCAGTGCATCGAGCAGGC harbors:
- a CDS encoding diguanylate cyclase → MTQLPAYEQLPVAQGVVSQKKALRAAGLVLAAGLLLTALLGWNVWRNARVALEQQFSLAANERIDRVRERFTLQQSELESIQRFFENSRSVSREEFEHFVSPLLGDTLGYAWLPHVAQHDREAFEARAHAAGMLDYMLFELDLQGQPIPAQVRDYYFPVLYGASEYLEEMPLGLDLNSTLPGRELARRVVKTRAVAASIPVVLPGAPPADSTGVLLAAPFYRTSVTPSPTAETRVGIQGILLAAISYRLLIEQGAEGREEQLALTLRDAGDLRPDVPLYRSPVSPDQTAGLVAERHLAFAGRDYLVRVEPSSDFLRRNQGHPQLWVIFAGGLTSLLLAGYVLILLGQRQRALQLVGERTAELRANQLELQENQARLHFAMDSAGHGVWDWSLDSGSVFYSHAWKAMLGYRDSEVGTTTDESLSRVHPDDKVARCEALRRHLRGETSLYQSEHRLRCKSGRWLWVLDRGQVVERDNDGAPRRMIGTQTDISSRKAAELELGEVNSRLHGLLDAATQVAIVSTDLRGFVRSFNVGAERMFGYSAQEVIGRPVPENVFVKDEIRRRAQDLSSILGREIRGFEVVGALVGEGHEEHEWTCVRRDGRQLKINLIITGVRDSSGSTTGYLGIATDITRRKEAELELRRLSVTDALTGIHNRRYFKEQLDQAMARCSRSSEPLSLVMFDIDHFKNINDRFGHEAGDIVLVTLCQRISQRLRKVDVFCRLGGEELVVLCPGSTTEQAWQLAEALWQALRGQPMEGVGVVTASFGVASWCPGESADDLMRKVDRAVYRAKRLGRDRLEKVEA